A genome region from Sphingobium sp. CR2-8 includes the following:
- the gloA2 gene encoding SMU1112c/YaeR family gloxylase I-like metalloprotein produces the protein MRAIHHIALICSDYARSRAFYRDILQLPVIREVWRAERLSWKCDLDAGNAQIELFSFPDPPARPSRPEACGLRHLAFLVDDIDAEVARLGEAGVDCEPIRIDEHTGQRFTFFADPDGLPLELYESQPAA, from the coding sequence ATGCGCGCCATCCACCACATCGCCCTCATCTGCTCCGACTATGCGCGCTCCCGCGCCTTCTATCGCGACATCCTGCAACTGCCTGTCATCCGCGAAGTGTGGCGCGCCGAACGGCTGTCGTGGAAATGCGATCTCGACGCGGGCAATGCGCAGATCGAGCTGTTTTCCTTCCCCGATCCCCCTGCCCGCCCCAGCCGCCCGGAGGCCTGCGGGCTGCGCCACCTCGCCTTCTTGGTCGACGATATCGACGCGGAGGTGGCGCGGCTGGGCGAAGCGGGGGTGGACTGCGAACCGATCCGCATCGACGAACATACCGGCCAGCGCTTCACCTTCTTCGCCGATCCAGACGGCCTGCCGCTGGAACTGTATGAAAGCCAGCCAGCCGCTTAG
- the hemB gene encoding porphobilinogen synthase, protein MTYAPYPALRLRRTRASAWSRAMHAENRLSPSDFIWPLFVTEGDGVEEPIAALPGVSRWSVDRIVARAKDARDAGIPCLALFPNTQVGRRSDDGAEALNPDNLMCRAIRAIKDAVPDIGVLTDVALDPYTAHGQDGLLDDSGYVLNDATIDVLIGQSLNQAAAGADIIAPSDMMDGRVGAIRGALEQGGHANVQIMAYAAKYASAFYGPFRDAVGSRGLLKGDKKNYQMDPANGEEALREVALDLAEGADSVMVKPGLPYLDIVARVRDRFAVPVFAYQVSGEYAMIEHAAAAGAGDRDALILETLMAFKRAGCSGVLTYHALHAVRLLAA, encoded by the coding sequence ATGACTTATGCCCCCTATCCGGCGCTGCGCCTGCGCCGCACCCGTGCTTCGGCCTGGAGCCGGGCGATGCACGCCGAAAACCGCCTGTCGCCCAGCGATTTCATCTGGCCGCTGTTCGTGACCGAAGGCGACGGGGTCGAGGAACCGATCGCCGCACTGCCCGGCGTGTCGCGCTGGTCGGTGGACCGGATCGTGGCGCGGGCGAAGGATGCGCGCGACGCGGGCATTCCCTGCCTCGCGCTCTTCCCCAATACCCAGGTCGGGCGCCGCAGCGACGACGGGGCCGAGGCGCTCAATCCCGACAACCTCATGTGCCGGGCGATCCGCGCGATCAAGGATGCGGTGCCCGACATCGGCGTCCTGACCGATGTGGCGCTCGACCCCTATACCGCCCATGGGCAGGACGGGTTGCTGGACGATAGCGGCTATGTCCTCAACGACGCGACGATCGACGTGCTGATCGGCCAGTCGCTCAACCAGGCGGCGGCGGGCGCGGACATCATCGCGCCCAGCGACATGATGGATGGCCGGGTCGGCGCGATCCGCGGCGCGCTGGAGCAGGGCGGCCACGCCAATGTCCAGATCATGGCCTATGCCGCCAAATATGCCAGCGCCTTCTACGGCCCGTTCCGTGATGCCGTGGGATCGCGCGGCTTGCTGAAGGGCGACAAGAAAAACTACCAGATGGACCCCGCTAATGGCGAGGAAGCGCTGCGCGAAGTCGCGCTGGACCTGGCAGAGGGCGCTGACAGCGTGATGGTGAAGCCGGGCCTGCCCTATCTCGACATCGTCGCGCGGGTGCGGGATCGCTTCGCTGTGCCGGTGTTCGCCTATCAGGTGTCGGGCGAATATGCGATGATCGAACATGCCGCCGCTGCTGGCGCCGGCGACCGCGACGCGCTGATCCTGGAGACGTTGATGGCGTTCAAGCGGGCGGGGTGCAGCGGCGTGCTGACCTATCATGCGCTCCACGCAGTCAGGTTGCTGGCGGCCTGA